Within the Deltaproteobacteria bacterium genome, the region AAAATGGAGGATTTGCGGACTCATCTCCTGGACCTCACAATAAGAAAAAACAGAAAATTGACCAGATAGTGGAATCAACCCCCAGCTACCTGGATCATGGGCTGCAACTATGCAGAGAAACGACTGAAGATCGAATTATCATCCCTCTATGCCTCTGCAGTCAACAATCAAGGATCTCACTTCAGGCGGCCCTTGATTTCCGCCCGAGGAGCCTGTGCATAAATGACCTCTTTTCCCTTTTAACATAGTGTTCCAGGCTGTCTACTGAGCGGATCTGCAGGCTGGTTCTCAGAGTGGAAGTCTTGCCGTCCTGATACCTGATTAGCGACTCGATGTCCACCTTGTCTTTGTCACTATAGAGGCCTGCAATTTCCCGAGAATATTTTTCATTGATGAATCTGCGGCGAATTTTCTTGGTTCGGGTCAGTTCTTCATCATCCGGGTCGAGCTCTTTATAGAGAAGAAGAAACTTTCTGATCCTCGCCCCCTCAGGCAGGCTCAGATTGACGCGCACCACCTCCTGTTCAACCAGGTCATAAACCTCAGTCTTGCCGGCCAGATCTGTATAGGTGGTATAGGTGAGTCGGCGATCCTCAGCCCACTTTCCCGTGTGTTTGTAGTCAATGCAGATCATCGCTGTGACATAAGGTTTCTCGTGACCGAGCACAACTGCCTCTACAATGTAAGGACAGAATTTCAGTTTGTTTTCAATGAACATTGGTGAAAATTGGGTGCCATCTTCCAGCCGCATGAGATCTGCTATCCTGTCGATGCATACCAGGTGGCCTGCCTCATTGATATAGCCAGCGTCCCCTGAATGCAGCCAGCCAGCCACCACCGTTTTCTTTGTGGCTTCTTCATCTTTGTAGTAGCCCTGAAAAAGCGCTGGACTTCGGGAAATAATCTCGCCCACTCCGGACGGATCTGGGTTGTAAATCCTTATCTCCGTCTCTGGGATGGGCAGTCCCACAGTATCGAAATCGATATCGCCATCTCGGTGGATACAGGAAATTCCAGATATTTCTGTTTGCCCATATATCTGCTTGAGATTGACGCCAATGGCATGAAAGAAACGAAAGACATCAGGTCCGAGCGCTGCCCCCCCGGTAGAAGCTGTCCTGAGGCGCAGGAAGCCGAGGCGATCCTTCAACGCTCTGAAAAGTGCCAGATAGGCAACCGCATAGAGGAGTCTCCAGACAAATGGTGGCTTCTTCTTGGCAAACTTGTAGTCTGCCATCCGGTAACCGATGGGCATACACAGGCGGTACACCTGCCGCTTCAGCCAGGTGGCATCCAGATGTTTCACCATTACCGACCGGGAAAGACCTTCCCAGACGCGGGGGGGCGAAAACATTACATGGGGGCCGATCTCGTAAATGTCTGCTGTGGCGGTTTCAGGCTCCTCTGGAAAGTTTACTGAGAAACCAATCGCCAGGGCGCTCGACACAGCCATCATCTGCTCCCCGATCCATGGCAGGGGCAGGAAGGAAACAAACTCGTCGCTTTCATATTTTGGATCAACAGCATTCAGATTGAGCGCCATCTTCAACATATTACGATGCGTCAGGAGTGAGCCCTTGGGAAATCCTGTGGTACCTGAAGTATAGGAGATGAGGGCCACATCATTTTCAGTGATCTCCTGCAGGCTGTTTTCGAATTCACCGGAATGTTCTGCCTCGTAGTTGCGGCCGAGCTTCTCCACCTCCGGGAAATAGATAAGCTTGGCATCGTCATAGCCGCGCATCCCCTTGAGATCTGTGTAGACTATTCTTTCCAGCCTGGGCAGCTCATCCTGCATCTCCAGTATCTTGTCAACCTGCTCCTGGTCTTCGGCCACCACCAGCCTGGCCTCCGAGTGGTTGATGATATAAGCCACCTCCGTGAGGATAGAATCCTGGTAGATCCCGAGAGGCACAGCACCGAGGGCCTGGGCAGCGAGTTCGGCATAGAGCCACTCTGGACGATTGTCGCCGATGATGGCAACCTTGTCTCCCCTGCCGTAGCCGAG harbors:
- a CDS encoding AMP-binding protein; this translates as MKEKTLPALLKRNAERYGNARTALREKEYGIWQSVSWQQYYQHVKNFALGLKALGYGRGDKVAIIGDNRPEWLYAELAAQALGAVPLGIYQDSILTEVAYIINHSEARLVVAEDQEQVDKILEMQDELPRLERIVYTDLKGMRGYDDAKLIYFPEVEKLGRNYEAEHSGEFENSLQEITENDVALISYTSGTTGFPKGSLLTHRNMLKMALNLNAVDPKYESDEFVSFLPLPWIGEQMMAVSSALAIGFSVNFPEEPETATADIYEIGPHVMFSPPRVWEGLSRSVMVKHLDATWLKRQVYRLCMPIGYRMADYKFAKKKPPFVWRLLYAVAYLALFRALKDRLGFLRLRTASTGGAALGPDVFRFFHAIGVNLKQIYGQTEISGISCIHRDGDIDFDTVGLPIPETEIRIYNPDPSGVGEIISRSPALFQGYYKDEEATKKTVVAGWLHSGDAGYINEAGHLVCIDRIADLMRLEDGTQFSPMFIENKLKFCPYIVEAVVLGHEKPYVTAMICIDYKHTGKWAEDRRLTYTTYTDLAGKTEVYDLVEQEVVRVNLSLPEGARIRKFLLLYKELDPDDEELTRTKKIRRRFINEKYSREIAGLYSDKDKVDIESLIRYQDGKTSTLRTSLQIRSVDSLEHYVKREKRSFMHRLLGRKSRAA